In Candidatus Contubernalis alkalaceticus, the following proteins share a genomic window:
- the arr gene encoding NAD(+)--rifampin ADP-ribosyltransferase: MNNKHDVLDKGPFFHGTKAELKIGDLLKPQHLSNYQDKKSNYIYFTATLDAAKWGAELATSKSKERIYIVEPLGNFENDPNLTDKRFPGNPTRSYRSKSPLKIIAELGSWERHSDEEINHMLTSLKKLREQGKAIIYD, encoded by the coding sequence ATGAATAACAAACATGATGTCTTAGATAAGGGGCCATTTTTTCATGGTACTAAAGCAGAACTAAAAATTGGGGATTTATTAAAACCACAACACTTATCAAATTATCAAGATAAAAAATCTAACTATATATATTTTACTGCAACATTAGATGCCGCTAAATGGGGTGCTGAATTAGCAACATCTAAATCAAAGGAAAGAATTTATATTGTAGAACCATTAGGTAATTTTGAAAATGATCCGAACTTAACTGACAAGAGATTTCCTGGAAACCCTACACGTTCTTATAGGTCTAAATCTCCTTTGAAAATAATAGCTGAATTAGGTTCATGGGAAAGACATTCCGATGAGGAAATAAATCATATGCTTACATCTTTAAAAAAGCTACGGGAACAAGGAAAAGCTATAATATACGATTAA